Proteins encoded within one genomic window of Akkermansiaceae bacterium:
- a CDS encoding DUF4886 domain-containing protein, producing the protein MRRLTKTLACLLLVLTGHLMAKEEPKGQVKLLTIGNSFANDATAYLPAMAKAANKDLLLFRANLGGCTFERHARHMKAFELNPADPQGSPYRGSVIHSLADDVSAPKIASGGNEVDPKSKEVPKNFSLRQALELEKWDYVTIQQVSNTSFQFETFEPYAGEIIAYIRKYAPTAEILIHQTWAYREDCPLYKDGFDQQAMYDGLMAAYGQLAEKYSLRMIPVGTAMQEARKLPRWTFKYPDPAFNYKEPLPGTSPVQSGSLNVGWTVKKTLVPVEEPAPVAEPAPAGQPAPAAEPAAESATIVKAEPKKVEKLVASLDFKHCNAEGRYLGASVFYGFLFGGKVADNTFVPPVVTPEDAAVLRGIADQVLVNVPAPALK; encoded by the coding sequence ATGAGACGCCTGACGAAAACCCTCGCCTGCCTCCTGCTCGTCCTCACCGGCCATCTGATGGCGAAGGAGGAACCGAAGGGCCAGGTCAAGCTGCTGACCATCGGCAACAGCTTCGCCAATGACGCGACCGCCTACCTGCCTGCGATGGCGAAGGCCGCGAACAAGGACCTCCTGCTTTTCCGCGCCAACCTCGGCGGCTGCACCTTCGAGCGCCACGCCCGCCACATGAAGGCCTTCGAGCTGAACCCGGCGGACCCGCAGGGCAGCCCTTACCGTGGAAGCGTCATCCACTCACTGGCGGACGACGTTTCCGCACCGAAGATCGCTTCCGGCGGCAACGAGGTGGATCCGAAATCCAAGGAAGTGCCGAAGAACTTTTCCCTGCGCCAGGCCTTGGAACTGGAGAAGTGGGACTACGTGACCATCCAGCAGGTGAGCAACACCAGCTTCCAGTTCGAGACTTTCGAGCCATACGCGGGCGAGATCATCGCCTACATCCGGAAGTATGCGCCCACCGCGGAGATCCTCATCCACCAGACCTGGGCCTATCGTGAGGACTGCCCGCTCTACAAGGACGGCTTCGACCAGCAGGCGATGTATGACGGACTGATGGCCGCGTATGGCCAGCTCGCGGAGAAGTATTCCCTGCGCATGATTCCCGTCGGCACCGCCATGCAGGAAGCGCGGAAACTTCCCCGCTGGACCTTCAAGTATCCCGACCCCGCCTTCAACTATAAGGAACCGCTGCCCGGTACGTCGCCCGTGCAGTCCGGCAGCCTGAACGTCGGTTGGACGGTGAAGAAGACCCTCGTGCCGGTCGAGGAACCCGCTCCGGTGGCGGAGCCTGCTCCTGCCGGGCAGCCTGCCCCTGCGGCAGAGCCTGCGGCGGAGAGCGCCACCATCGTGAAGGCGGAACCAAAGAAGGTGGAGAAGCTGGTGGCATCCCTCGACTTCAAGCACTGCAACGCGGAAGGCCGCTACCTCGGCGCATCCGTTTTCTATGGTTTCCTCTTCGGAGGAAAGGTGGCGGACAACACCTTCGTTCCGCCCGTTGTGACACCGGAGGATGCGGCGGTGCTGCGCGGTATCGCGGACCAGGTGCTGGTCAACGTGCCTGCGCCTGCTCTGAAGTAA
- a CDS encoding alpha/beta fold hydrolase: MFPFGPILFSRKFLIPSGLLVLAGAGLTLWAGDQLACPPRKALEDHHREFLADPAAHGVRIDRFSAGDGTPCLVCTPDGSPGKRGAIIRDQLAARGLPLPSYGIVKGTLVLLHGRKGRKEDFLPVAERLCAAGFRCIIPDLPGHGEHPGETITYGIREAALPERVLDEAARRFDFNKQPCGLVGMSMGGSVAVHAAGKGDIPWKALVVIASFDALEPAVRGQASMRIGETLAGWWMKGVTKVYESKTGIPLASIRPCDSAEYVPIPTLVAHGSRDTITPMSSGRKLYECLPASIEARWIEIPGAGHDNVLITDFPIYATIAEWMMERL; the protein is encoded by the coding sequence ATGTTTCCCTTTGGCCCCATTCTTTTCAGCCGGAAGTTCCTGATCCCATCCGGGCTGCTGGTGCTGGCGGGGGCGGGCCTCACGCTGTGGGCCGGGGACCAGCTCGCCTGTCCCCCGAGGAAGGCGCTGGAGGATCATCATCGGGAGTTTCTGGCGGATCCCGCCGCGCATGGCGTGAGGATCGACCGGTTCAGTGCGGGTGACGGGACGCCGTGCCTCGTCTGCACCCCCGACGGCTCTCCGGGAAAGCGGGGCGCGATCATTCGCGACCAACTGGCGGCGAGGGGCCTGCCGCTGCCATCCTACGGCATCGTGAAAGGTACGCTCGTCCTGCTCCATGGCCGCAAGGGCCGGAAGGAAGATTTCCTGCCCGTGGCGGAGAGGCTCTGCGCGGCGGGCTTCCGCTGCATCATCCCGGACCTGCCCGGGCATGGGGAGCATCCGGGGGAAACCATCACCTACGGTATCCGCGAGGCGGCTCTTCCGGAACGCGTGCTCGACGAAGCGGCGCGGCGGTTCGATTTCAACAAGCAGCCATGCGGTCTGGTGGGCATGTCGATGGGAGGATCCGTGGCGGTCCATGCCGCCGGAAAGGGCGACATCCCGTGGAAGGCGCTGGTGGTGATCGCCAGCTTCGACGCGCTGGAACCGGCGGTCCGTGGACAGGCATCCATGCGGATCGGGGAAACATTGGCCGGCTGGTGGATGAAGGGCGTGACGAAGGTCTATGAATCGAAGACGGGGATTCCGCTCGCCTCGATCCGGCCTTGTGATTCGGCGGAATACGTTCCCATCCCGACGCTGGTCGCGCATGGATCGAGGGACACGATCACGCCAATGTCCTCCGGGCGAAAATTGTATGAGTGCCTGCCCGCGTCCATCGAAGCACGGTGGATCGAGATCCCGGGTGCGGGGCATGACAACGTGCTCATCACGGATTTCCCGATCTACGCGACCATCGCGGAATGGATGATGGAGCGGCTGTAA
- a CDS encoding glucose 1-dehydrogenase — MSKLAGKVAVITGASKGIGAAIAKHLAAAGASVVINYASSKSGADKVVGEIEAAGGKAIAVQGDVSKQADIDRLFAETQSAFGRLDILVNNAGVYEFGPLEAITEEHFHRQFNLNVLGLILTTQKAATLFGEEGGSVINISSMVAVAPMPGASVYSATKGAVDAVTKALARELGARRIRVNSLNPGMVETEGVHSAGFLETEVPKAIIAQTPLGRIGQPDDIGPVAVFLASEDSGWVTGQVLQVAGGY; from the coding sequence ATGAGCAAACTAGCAGGAAAAGTCGCCGTCATCACCGGAGCGTCCAAGGGCATCGGAGCGGCCATCGCCAAACATCTGGCCGCGGCGGGTGCCTCGGTCGTGATCAACTATGCCTCCAGCAAGTCCGGCGCGGACAAGGTGGTGGGTGAAATCGAAGCAGCCGGGGGCAAGGCCATCGCCGTGCAGGGGGATGTCTCGAAGCAGGCGGACATCGACCGCCTGTTCGCGGAAACGCAGTCCGCTTTCGGCAGGCTGGACATCCTCGTCAACAACGCGGGCGTCTATGAGTTCGGCCCGCTGGAGGCCATCACAGAGGAGCATTTCCACCGCCAGTTCAACCTGAACGTCCTCGGCCTGATCCTCACCACGCAGAAGGCGGCGACGCTCTTCGGCGAGGAAGGCGGCAGCGTCATCAACATCAGCTCGATGGTCGCCGTCGCCCCGATGCCCGGTGCCTCGGTTTATAGCGCGACCAAGGGTGCGGTGGATGCCGTCACCAAGGCATTGGCCCGCGAACTCGGCGCCAGGAGGATCCGCGTGAATTCGCTGAACCCCGGAATGGTCGAGACGGAAGGCGTGCACTCCGCCGGCTTCCTGGAGACGGAGGTCCCGAAGGCGATCATCGCGCAGACCCCGCTCGGCCGGATCGGCCAACCGGATGACATCGGCCCGGTGGCTGTGTTCCTCGCTTCGGAGGATTCCGGCTGGGTGACCGGCCAGGTGCTCCAGGTGGCGGGCGGGTATTGA
- a CDS encoding SDR family oxidoreductase: MDLQLAGKIALVTASSGGIGLEIARSLAREGATVIINGRSASSVEQAIAKLREELPDANLEALASDNGTAEGTEATIAAFPDVDILVNNLGIYEPVGFFEETDESWQRLFEVNIMSGVRLARHYLAKMLAKNDGRIIFISSESGVNPAPEMAHYSATKTMQLSISRSLAELTKGTRVTVNVVLPGSTKTEGVTKFIGDIFPDLPKEEAERKFMQENRPTSLIERLINPAEIADAVAFVSSPRASAINGAALRVDGGLVRNIF; the protein is encoded by the coding sequence ATGGACCTCCAACTCGCTGGAAAAATCGCGCTCGTAACCGCCTCTTCCGGCGGCATTGGTTTGGAAATCGCCCGCTCGCTGGCCCGTGAGGGGGCGACGGTCATCATCAACGGCCGCTCCGCGTCTTCGGTGGAGCAGGCGATCGCGAAGCTGCGCGAGGAACTGCCGGACGCGAATCTGGAAGCACTGGCCTCGGACAACGGCACGGCAGAGGGCACGGAGGCGACCATCGCCGCGTTTCCGGACGTGGATATCCTCGTGAACAACCTCGGCATCTATGAGCCGGTCGGATTCTTCGAGGAAACCGACGAATCTTGGCAGCGCCTTTTCGAAGTGAACATCATGAGCGGGGTGCGCCTGGCCCGCCACTACCTGGCGAAGATGCTGGCGAAGAACGACGGCCGGATCATTTTCATCTCCAGCGAATCCGGCGTGAACCCCGCGCCGGAGATGGCGCACTACAGCGCCACCAAGACGATGCAGCTATCCATTTCCCGCAGCCTCGCGGAACTGACGAAGGGCACCAGGGTGACGGTGAACGTGGTGCTGCCCGGCTCCACCAAGACGGAAGGCGTGACGAAGTTCATCGGCGATATTTTCCCCGACTTGCCCAAAGAGGAAGCGGAGCGGAAGTTCATGCAGGAAAACCGCCCGACCTCGCTCATCGAGCGGTTGATCAACCCGGCGGAAATCGCCGATGCCGTGGCATTTGTTTCCAGCCCGCGTGCCTCCGCGATCAATGGCGCCGCGCTGCGGGTGGACGGTGGATTGGTCCGGAACATTTTCTGA